Proteins encoded by one window of Halomonas chromatireducens:
- a CDS encoding YciI family protein, whose translation MLYAIISEDVKNSLERRLAARPDHLARLEKLRDEGRLVLVGPHPAVDAEDPGEAGFTGSLVVAEFDSLETAKAWADADPYMIAGVYAKVTVKPFKKVMP comes from the coding sequence ATGCTCTACGCAATCATCAGTGAAGACGTCAAGAACAGCCTGGAACGCCGGCTGGCCGCCCGCCCGGACCACCTGGCACGCCTGGAGAAGCTGCGGGACGAAGGTCGCCTGGTACTGGTCGGCCCCCACCCTGCCGTAGACGCCGAAGACCCCGGCGAAGCCGGTTTCACCGGCAGCCTGGTGGTGGCCGAATTCGACAGCCTGGAGACGGCCAAGGCCTGGGCCGACGCCGACCCCTACATGATCGCCGGCGTCTACGCCAAGGTGACCGTCAAGCCGTTCAAGAAGGTGATGCCCTGA
- the mnmC gene encoding bifunctional tRNA (5-methylaminomethyl-2-thiouridine)(34)-methyltransferase MnmD/FAD-dependent 5-carboxymethylaminomethyl-2-thiouridine(34) oxidoreductase MnmC: MSTLPPLAGLETAHLDWTTNEDGEASPLSTRFGDVYFSRHDGRAETEHDFLAGNDLPRRFAGWPAGRPFVIGETGFGTGLNMLCAWACFDAHASAEARLHLVSTERYPLSRDELERALAAWPDLAGRAERLIRQWPEPVAGVHRLWLDERVTLDLHFGDAAERLALLEGRIDAWFLDGFAPSKNPEMWRPELFAAMAARSRPGATFATFTCAGIVKRGLVDAGFAWRKVPGIGRKREMLAGEIASPPVDPRREPAPWFTPPPPRPTRRVAVIGAGIAGASAAAALARRGIAVTLIDRFDRAELGITHLQGALYVKLAVETNLQSRAYLAGLLHSRRWLANLDPRQALWRPSGVLQLALSEKEQARQARFLDNHPLPEGVVRGLDAEGASAAAGIRIDTPALDYPGAAWVKPLELCVKLARTPGIGFRRGEVTELVGSDAGWTLTLADGERIEADQVVVATASEAARFPQTSALPLQPVRGQVSQLALPEGAPALGRVVCASGYVPPAADGVLNFGATFGPGDTEPAEREADHAANLAELERGLPHFVAALREAGADLSPQRLAGRVGVRAASPDKSPYCGPVPDAAAWRADYATLAKDATRVPDIPGRHHQGLWVSAAHGSRGLASAPLCAELIASRICDEPLPLEWPLVDHLHPGRRVIRDLIQGKPGP, from the coding sequence GTGTCCACCCTCCCCCCTCTCGCCGGACTCGAGACCGCCCACCTCGACTGGACGACCAACGAGGACGGCGAAGCCAGCCCGCTGTCGACCCGGTTTGGCGACGTCTATTTTTCCCGCCACGACGGCCGTGCGGAAACCGAGCACGACTTCCTCGCCGGCAACGACCTGCCCCGCCGCTTCGCCGGCTGGCCCGCCGGCAGACCCTTCGTCATCGGCGAGACGGGCTTCGGTACCGGGCTCAACATGCTCTGCGCCTGGGCCTGCTTCGATGCCCACGCCTCGGCGGAGGCACGGCTGCATCTGGTGTCCACCGAGCGCTATCCGCTGAGCCGTGACGAGCTGGAACGGGCGCTGGCCGCCTGGCCGGACCTGGCCGGGCGCGCCGAGCGCTTGATTCGCCAATGGCCCGAGCCGGTGGCCGGCGTGCATCGGCTATGGCTCGACGAGCGGGTCACGCTGGACCTGCACTTCGGCGACGCTGCCGAGCGCCTGGCGCTTCTCGAGGGCCGGATAGACGCCTGGTTCCTGGACGGCTTCGCGCCGTCGAAGAACCCCGAGATGTGGCGGCCCGAGCTGTTCGCCGCCATGGCGGCACGCTCCCGGCCCGGGGCGACCTTCGCCACCTTCACCTGTGCCGGTATCGTCAAGCGCGGGCTGGTTGATGCCGGCTTCGCCTGGCGCAAGGTACCGGGCATCGGGCGCAAGCGGGAAATGCTGGCCGGCGAGATCGCTTCGCCGCCCGTCGACCCCCGCCGGGAGCCTGCCCCCTGGTTCACTCCCCCGCCGCCACGCCCGACGCGCCGTGTGGCGGTGATCGGTGCCGGTATCGCGGGCGCCAGTGCCGCCGCCGCCCTGGCTCGGCGTGGTATTGCGGTCACGCTGATCGACCGCTTCGACCGGGCCGAGCTGGGCATTACTCACCTGCAGGGGGCGCTCTACGTCAAGCTGGCCGTGGAGACCAACCTGCAGAGTCGCGCTTACCTGGCCGGCCTGCTCCACAGCCGGCGCTGGCTGGCCAATCTCGACCCGCGGCAGGCGCTGTGGCGACCCAGTGGCGTGCTGCAGCTGGCGCTGAGCGAGAAGGAGCAGGCCCGCCAGGCACGCTTCCTGGACAACCACCCCTTGCCGGAGGGCGTGGTGCGCGGGCTCGATGCCGAGGGGGCCAGCGCCGCCGCAGGCATCAGGATCGACACTCCTGCGCTGGACTACCCCGGTGCCGCCTGGGTCAAGCCGCTGGAACTGTGTGTGAAGCTGGCCAGGACACCCGGCATCGGCTTTCGCCGCGGCGAGGTGACGGAGCTGGTGGGTTCTGATGCGGGCTGGACGCTGACCCTGGCCGACGGCGAGCGCATCGAGGCCGACCAGGTGGTGGTCGCCACCGCCAGCGAGGCTGCCAGGTTTCCCCAGACTTCGGCGCTGCCGCTGCAGCCGGTACGCGGCCAGGTCAGCCAGCTGGCGCTGCCCGAAGGGGCCCCTGCGCTGGGCCGCGTGGTGTGCGCCAGCGGCTATGTGCCACCGGCGGCGGATGGGGTGCTCAATTTCGGCGCCACCTTCGGGCCCGGCGATACCGAACCGGCAGAGCGCGAGGCCGACCACGCCGCCAACCTGGCGGAGCTGGAGCGGGGCCTGCCCCACTTCGTGGCGGCGCTACGCGAGGCCGGTGCCGACCTGTCGCCCCAGCGGCTCGCCGGCCGCGTGGGGGTGCGGGCGGCAAGCCCCGACAAGTCGCCCTACTGCGGCCCGGTGCCCGATGCCGCCGCCTGGCGTGCGGACTACGCCACCCTGGCCAAGGACGCCACTCGGGTGCCGGACATTCCCGGGCGCCACCACCAGGGGCTGTGGGTCAGCGCTGCCCACGGCTCACGCGGCCTGGCCAGCGCGCCGCTGTGTGCCGAGCTGATCGCCTCGCGAATCTGCGACGAGCCGCTGCCGCTGGAGTGGCCGCTGGTGGATCACCTGCATCCGGGGCGGCGCGTCATTCGCGATCTGATTCAGGGCAAGCCTGGGCCATGA
- a CDS encoding putative bifunctional diguanylate cyclase/phosphodiesterase encodes MARSLFTCFRTLKGFVLMAILSASLAVFLGVTLVATLLYEDILARQAEQTSETLARQSFNAMLQVMRQGWNREQMEAFVEETRRAHEGSGYRFEFYRGDRVAERYGEVEQPDMDIVILSALASGGERVWREDGTVRRIMPLIARSDCLTCHQNAASGDVLGVIDIQHDMAPISREMRQNYVAMFIVASLLILLLAAAISTLFAGRIRDSLEAFRSRLAVVNSVEDFRQLDVSDIDVHFRELDSAYQHVNALVGRLKDVAVDKDILEFEIRLLSKFIITSEVVRDWREFIKELLAEINTIMPAHTLVTIFQVEEEGYELEVFWYHEVVVETRETFERILTQLVEAKPHGVGPTVLKVFHHSVHPCGEGVPLAAELTAEDIRLQTKSLLLEAPKIGGIVGIGVQSDLAQDPIRHIVIEGILSTLLNLVGSVKAIYKYTRDLEFYATRDPLTQLHNQRIFKDMLNYEVGRSTRHQDHFSLLMLDLDNFKHVNDRHGHAFGDQFLQAVAETLSASVRPGDFLARYGGDEFTIILPETEQQQAYSVGLRIADSLTSQVLTAPDGSTVRATTSIGIASYPNHASNPHDLFLMADNMMYKAKRKGKNCIALPDSEEVAAVFREVGEKNQMVLSALEEQRIVPYFQPIADVRTGEVNIHELLMRIQVDDRIVPAGEFIDIAESIGVIHKMDYLLIEKAFAQIHEQGYEGMLFINLSPKSLIIGEFISHIHQLAIDYDILPERIVFELTERETVSNLKLLEKFVLDLKLEGFNFAIDDFGSGYSSFRYLKQFPIDMIKIEGEFIRNMLNDEKYMAFVKSIVTLAQSLGVSTVAEFIEDEEVLAAVAALGIDFGQGYHLGRPARDFARTCQVRDSTHAVGTPGNAVMAQACPESDRE; translated from the coding sequence ATGGCTCGATCGCTTTTCACCTGCTTCAGGACCCTCAAGGGGTTCGTGCTGATGGCCATCCTGTCGGCCTCGCTGGCGGTTTTCCTGGGAGTGACCCTGGTGGCCACGCTGCTCTACGAGGATATCCTGGCCCGTCAGGCCGAACAGACTTCCGAGACCCTTGCTCGACAGAGCTTCAATGCCATGCTGCAGGTCATGCGGCAGGGCTGGAACCGGGAGCAGATGGAAGCCTTCGTCGAGGAGACCCGGCGTGCCCACGAAGGCTCCGGCTATCGCTTCGAATTCTATCGTGGCGACCGGGTCGCGGAGCGTTACGGCGAAGTCGAGCAGCCCGACATGGATATCGTCATTCTTTCTGCTCTGGCTTCGGGCGGCGAGCGGGTATGGCGTGAAGATGGTACGGTGCGGCGTATCATGCCGCTGATCGCCCGCTCCGACTGCCTGACATGCCACCAGAACGCGGCCAGCGGCGATGTACTGGGTGTCATCGATATCCAGCACGACATGGCACCAATCAGCCGTGAGATGCGCCAGAACTACGTGGCCATGTTCATCGTCGCCTCACTGCTGATTCTGCTGCTGGCGGCGGCGATCTCGACCCTTTTCGCCGGTCGCATCCGTGACTCTCTGGAAGCCTTCCGCTCACGCCTGGCGGTGGTCAATTCCGTGGAGGATTTCCGGCAGCTGGATGTCAGCGATATCGACGTCCACTTCCGCGAACTCGATAGCGCCTACCAGCACGTCAATGCCCTGGTCGGCCGGCTCAAGGACGTGGCTGTCGACAAGGATATCCTCGAGTTCGAGATTCGCCTGCTCAGCAAGTTCATCATCACCTCTGAAGTCGTGCGCGACTGGCGCGAGTTCATCAAGGAGCTGCTGGCGGAGATCAATACCATCATGCCGGCCCACACTCTGGTGACGATATTCCAGGTGGAGGAGGAGGGCTATGAGCTGGAGGTCTTCTGGTATCACGAAGTCGTGGTGGAAACCCGCGAGACCTTCGAACGGATCCTCACACAGCTGGTGGAAGCCAAGCCCCACGGCGTGGGACCCACCGTACTCAAAGTGTTTCACCATTCCGTTCACCCCTGTGGTGAAGGGGTTCCCTTGGCGGCGGAACTCACTGCCGAGGATATTCGGCTGCAGACCAAGTCGCTGTTACTGGAGGCACCCAAGATCGGCGGCATCGTGGGTATTGGCGTGCAGTCCGACCTGGCACAGGACCCGATCCGCCACATCGTCATCGAAGGCATCCTGTCGACGCTGCTCAACCTGGTTGGCTCAGTCAAGGCGATCTACAAGTACACCAGGGATCTGGAGTTCTACGCTACCCGCGACCCGCTCACCCAGCTGCACAACCAGCGCATCTTCAAGGACATGCTCAACTACGAGGTGGGCCGCTCGACCCGGCACCAGGATCATTTCAGCCTGCTGATGCTCGACCTCGACAACTTCAAGCACGTCAACGATCGTCACGGGCATGCCTTCGGCGACCAGTTCCTGCAGGCTGTTGCCGAGACACTGTCGGCATCGGTGCGCCCCGGCGACTTCCTGGCCCGCTATGGCGGCGACGAGTTCACCATTATCCTGCCCGAGACCGAGCAGCAGCAGGCCTACTCCGTGGGGCTGCGTATCGCCGACAGTCTGACCAGCCAGGTACTGACCGCCCCGGACGGCTCCACGGTCAGGGCGACCACCTCGATCGGCATCGCCAGCTACCCGAACCATGCCAGCAATCCCCATGACCTCTTCCTGATGGCCGACAACATGATGTACAAGGCCAAGCGGAAGGGGAAGAACTGCATCGCACTGCCGGACAGCGAGGAGGTGGCGGCGGTGTTCCGCGAGGTGGGAGAGAAGAACCAGATGGTGCTCAGTGCGCTCGAGGAGCAGCGCATCGTGCCCTATTTCCAGCCCATCGCCGACGTACGCACCGGCGAGGTGAATATCCACGAGCTACTGATGCGAATCCAGGTCGATGATCGCATCGTGCCTGCCGGGGAGTTCATCGATATCGCCGAGAGCATCGGCGTCATCCACAAGATGGACTACCTGCTGATTGAGAAGGCCTTTGCCCAGATCCATGAGCAGGGCTACGAGGGTATGCTGTTTATCAACTTGTCGCCCAAGTCACTGATAATAGGTGAATTCATTAGTCATATTCACCAGTTGGCCATCGACTATGACATCCTGCCAGAGCGCATCGTCTTCGAGCTGACCGAGCGCGAGACCGTCAGCAACCTCAAGCTGCTGGAGAAGTTCGTACTCGACCTCAAGCTCGAGGGCTTCAATTTCGCCATCGACGATTTCGGCTCGGGCTATTCGTCCTTCCGCTACCTGAAGCAGTTCCCCATCGATATGATCAAGATCGAAGGGGAGTTCATTCGCAACATGCTCAATGACGAGAAGTACATGGCCTTCGTCAAGAGTATCGTGACCCTGGCCCAGAGCCTGGGAGTCAGCACCGTCGCCGAGTTTATCGAGGATGAGGAGGTGCTGGCCGCCGTAGCGGCGCTGGGTATCGACTTCGGTCAGGGCTATCACCTGGGGCGCCCCGCACGGGACTTCGCCCGGACCTGCCAGGTCCGGGACAGCACCCACGCTGTGGGAACGCCCGGCAATGCTGTCATGGCCCAGGCTTGCCCTGAATCAGATCGCGAATGA
- a CDS encoding YheU family protein has translation MNDGRFIEVPYRMLPPETLEALLETFVTRQGYDTTDTGEGMRGWVGELRQQLERGELLIAHDLQTETTEVMTLAQWRAFGRDLADDEEEG, from the coding sequence ATGAACGACGGCCGCTTCATCGAGGTGCCTTACCGCATGCTGCCGCCCGAGACCCTGGAGGCCCTGCTCGAGACCTTCGTCACCCGGCAGGGCTACGACACCACCGACACCGGCGAGGGCATGCGCGGCTGGGTCGGCGAGCTCAGGCAGCAGCTGGAGCGGGGCGAGTTGCTGATCGCCCACGACCTGCAGACCGAAACCACCGAGGTGATGACCCTGGCCCAGTGGCGCGCCTTTGGCCGCGACCTGGCGGATGATGAAGAGGAGGGGTGA